In Hyalangium gracile, the following are encoded in one genomic region:
- a CDS encoding phosphoribosylaminoimidazolesuccinocarboxamide synthase yields the protein MNTSALHAQLPHTLRQVNLSELGTHYHGKVRDTYRQGDRLILVTTDRLSAFDHVLTTIPFKGEVLNRLATFWFERTRHVVPNHVLDVPDPNVTVARACEPFAIEMVVRGYLTGSLWRDYQKGTHTAYGLPFPAGLRKDEPFPTPIITPSTKAQYGKHDEPISEAEILARGLASPRDWARLTEAARALFAEGQKWARTRGLILVDTKYEFGKVGDDLYVIDEIHTPDSSRYWVADEYEARFAKGEDQRMLDKENIRQWLIRERNFQGHGTPPPIPDEVRVDLAEKYITAYERITGTELKLEPGDVHARIEKNLRAARYL from the coding sequence GTGAACACGTCCGCTCTCCACGCGCAGCTTCCGCACACCCTCCGGCAGGTGAACCTGTCCGAGCTGGGCACGCACTACCACGGCAAGGTCCGCGACACGTACCGGCAGGGGGATCGGCTGATCCTGGTCACCACGGATCGGCTCTCCGCCTTCGATCACGTGCTGACGACGATTCCCTTCAAGGGAGAGGTGCTCAACCGGCTGGCGACGTTCTGGTTCGAGCGCACCAGGCACGTGGTGCCCAACCACGTGCTGGACGTGCCGGATCCGAACGTCACGGTGGCGCGGGCCTGCGAGCCGTTCGCGATCGAGATGGTGGTGCGCGGCTACCTGACGGGGAGCCTGTGGCGGGACTATCAGAAGGGCACGCACACGGCCTACGGGCTGCCCTTCCCGGCCGGGCTGCGCAAGGACGAGCCCTTCCCGACGCCCATCATCACCCCGTCCACGAAGGCGCAGTACGGCAAGCACGACGAGCCCATCTCCGAGGCGGAGATCCTCGCTCGCGGACTGGCGAGCCCGAGGGACTGGGCGCGGCTGACGGAAGCGGCGCGGGCGCTGTTCGCCGAGGGGCAGAAGTGGGCAAGGACGCGCGGGCTCATTCTCGTGGATACCAAGTACGAGTTCGGCAAGGTGGGCGATGACCTGTACGTCATCGACGAGATCCACACGCCGGACTCCAGCCGGTACTGGGTGGCGGACGAGTACGAGGCGCGGTTCGCCAAGGGCGAGGATCAGCGGATGCTGGACAAGGAGAACATCCGCCAGTGGCTGATCCGCGAGCGCAACTTCCAGGGCCACGGGACGCCGCCGCCGATCCCGGACGAGGTGCGCGTGGACCTGGCGGAGAAGTACATCACGGCCTACGAGCGCATCACTGGCACGGAGCTGAAGCTGGAGCCGGGAGACGTGCACGCTCGCATCGAGAAGAACCTGCGCGCCGCCAGGTACCTGTGA
- a CDS encoding RNA methyltransferase has translation MGLGEQLTVVLHQTRSPDNLGAVARVMANFGFSRLILSDPATYAFRGAERLAVKGESVLDRMAVARDLPEALTDCVYAIGTTSRTQLKGRVALTPEEAVRRLAQESARGRVALVLGGEQRGLSDEELAHCAEVLVIPTSEVQPSMNLAQAAAVLLYLCGREGAQAPVAVAAEPGARMGTLSALSARMNEVLLTAEFLNPQAPEHVLHELERTLLRAKLTQREAELWLTAFKHLGRAVKRGAPTP, from the coding sequence ATGGGCCTGGGTGAACAGCTCACAGTCGTTCTCCACCAGACGCGCTCTCCGGACAACCTGGGCGCCGTGGCCCGGGTCATGGCCAACTTCGGCTTCTCACGTCTCATCTTGTCCGACCCCGCCACCTATGCGTTCCGGGGCGCCGAGCGGCTCGCCGTCAAAGGGGAGTCCGTCCTCGACAGGATGGCGGTGGCACGGGATCTGCCCGAGGCGCTCACCGACTGCGTGTACGCAATTGGCACCACTTCTCGTACCCAGCTGAAGGGGAGAGTGGCACTCACCCCGGAGGAGGCGGTGCGACGTCTGGCGCAGGAGAGCGCGCGGGGCAGGGTGGCGCTGGTGCTCGGAGGGGAGCAGCGGGGGCTGTCGGATGAGGAACTGGCCCACTGCGCGGAGGTGCTCGTCATCCCGACCAGCGAGGTGCAGCCCTCGATGAACCTGGCCCAGGCGGCGGCGGTGCTCCTCTACCTGTGTGGCCGCGAGGGAGCGCAGGCGCCGGTGGCCGTGGCCGCCGAGCCGGGCGCGCGCATGGGTACGCTGAGCGCACTGAGCGCGCGGATGAACGAGGTGCTGCTGACGGCGGAGTTCCTCAACCCGCAGGCGCCGGAGCACGTGCTGCACGAGCTGGAGCGGACGTTGCTGCGAGCGAAGCTGACCCAGCGCGAGGCGGAGCTGTGGCTCACGGCCTTCAAGCACCTGGGACGGGCGGTGAAGCGGGGCGCCCCCACTCCGTGA
- a CDS encoding non-ribosomal peptide synthetase — translation MDSVLSGPLSPSIPPLAEESPPHLHGLFEACVRQHPDAVALVSEEGQLTYRELEARANQVAHALQGLGVGPEVPVGLCTGRSLESFVGLLGILKAGGAYVPLDPAYPRQRLGYILEDAAVPVVLTHSAVEPALPDSPARRLRLDSNPSLLTQPTSRPPCRAGPDSLAYLLFTSGSTGRPKGVLIAHRGIVQLSAALARALGLGPPARVLQYTSLNFDLSVSEMLMAWETGGSLHLVPQNALVPGPALLGLLRARAITHAVLPPSLLAVLPTEGLSHLRMLLSGGEACTAPVVSRWSPGRRLVNAYGPTEATVYATVYECSAATPSDRPPPIGRPLDGATIHVLDEVLRPVPDGTVGELFIGGKGVARGYLGRPELTAQRFVPHPATGERLYRTGDLVRVQPDGDIEFLGRKDDQLKIRGYRVEPGEVEAVLARHPVVQAVTVVGREDTAGEKRLVAYLVVPPGRSPGPSGWRQFAQRELPEYMVPAAFVELSALPVSPNGKVDRRALPPPGRERPVLAAPFRPPETPLQRALESLWSQVLGVAPVGLDDGFLELGGDSLRATSVALRIREALGLEVPPLEVLQAQTLGRLAERIEASREHGPELPPLVPAARPEAVPLSFAQQRLWFLHRLDPGADPYNIPLTARLTGPLDVPTLARALGALLERHEGLRTTFPLGDSGPVQRILPPAPVPLPVTELGSVPESQRAEQLAALAREVLARPFQLAEGPLLRAHLVSMGATEHALLLAIHHTVCDGASLDVLARDLTALYEGLLAGDSAPLPALPVQYADYTLWQQQWLEGERLAQGLSFWRRALEGAPRWLELPVDRPRPSSPTSRGAMRGLRIAPSTTRALDALARAEGSTLFMALQAALGALLHRCTGSEDLVVGAPVAGRNRRELEGLIGFFVNTLALRIQLHGDPGFRELLTRVRAHTLECYAHQDVPFEKLVEELRPDRAAGHQPLFQVMLALQRPPPEVATRGGLHVRISETDIGVAPFELTWNFWEDAGGLEGTLLYNTDLFEAETVERLISDFQALLEEVTAVPDRPLSRLERPGRWGLPKELRPSEVEAALLADASVEDCAVRFRRLPDARPLSVAYVVPSGHRPTGGFRAPPLPAHLTPDVFVPVDTLPLTSQGRVDEDALQRLPVLEEPLARQWEEQLRQRHAFDTVEVHLTPPSRRREHLHLSRLVPGFRPGRAQEAQAAAQPTRAAPANSHSGAMAFSDGGPLVLPDEAPRTLVAALLHVAASSGPRGVTYVGADGSVQRQRYSELLQEARCVLGGLRAHGLSAGDRAILQLDSLRDLCTTFWACLLGGITPVVVAVAPTYETRNAVIDKLHGAWELLDRPRIIASTRLLAPLQGLPRLLSMPEPVLVPLEALRHAPPAEHLHPAKPEDVAFLQLSSGSTGVPKCVQITHTGVAHHTHAVARVNGYVPQDVCLNWLPFDHVGPLLMYHARCTYLGQEQVQVATEWLLADPLRWLDLIEAHDVTFSWSPNFGYKLVSDALRRAPGRTWRLDRLRRLFNAGEQVTLSVIRAFLEDVRPFGIQPSVMQPGYGMAELCTVVTHREGFDVESGGHHVLSSSIGGALELQDSESPSTVTFIDVGTPSPGVQLRIVDAQNQLLPEAVIGRVQARGAVVTPGYVRGLHAQAFVGDGWFDTGDSGFLLGGHLSITGRQKEMIIVRGTHLYCHDIEDRVCGVEGVELAATCSVDAPAQGTEGFAVFFVPREGDIETHVRLATEIRTRVTSSFGAAPTHVIPLTREQFPRTTSGKIQRVALKEALAAGRFSAVLEALDMHQGNDNTLPAWFHRRVWRPRALGPLASPRRGTTLLFADPHGLGALLAEALRSSSGRCVLVEPGTGSQRLGPDAFRIRPDDPEAHGWLLAALASESGPLAQVLHLWTVDGEPHETSAEPRRQGAWSLLLLAQALARSPHGGAPLRLHVISRHAQPTAPGEAIHCDKALLLGLAQTLPQEMPWLDVRHLDLAGGPPEEHLPHVLSELRAVRREREVAYRGGQRLVPRLEQVDPGVGERRHLPFRDGGTYLLTGGLGALGVELSSRLLETYRARLLLIGRTALSSPEALERRQAFAELERLAARTGGQVHYEAVEVSDAEALRQVVAHAEARWNQPLEGVLHLAGAIVEQVLAEESLEHFASVLRPKVEGTLALERMLEERPDAFLIGFSSLNSAFGGFSVGAYSAANRFLEHFLHTRRGVTAARRDCFAWSRWKGLGPARSEEQERLASARGYQAISPTRGWLSLLAALGQPTGELLIGLDPDAPQVRARTEPALPRGLQLTAFHTCPPGREPPLETLPEVRDRFGTPIPRVLRRVEQLPRDGGRVDLEALASLEPGRSGASTERVPPRDEVERKVAAVWKQYLGLEEVGVLDNFFELGGHSILLAQVHHRLEQLFERRLTGLELFRYPTVRALATYLSGSSAPSAEGNAIDERAQKQRAARGRHRLRHTSENRKDSDEQ, via the coding sequence ATGGACTCCGTGCTTTCCGGCCCACTGTCACCGTCCATTCCCCCCCTCGCTGAAGAATCGCCCCCGCACCTGCACGGGCTGTTCGAGGCGTGCGTCCGGCAGCACCCTGACGCGGTCGCGCTCGTGTCCGAGGAGGGGCAGCTCACCTACCGGGAGCTGGAGGCCCGAGCCAATCAGGTCGCCCATGCGCTGCAGGGGCTGGGCGTGGGGCCAGAGGTCCCCGTCGGGCTGTGCACGGGTCGCTCGCTGGAGAGCTTCGTGGGGCTGCTGGGCATCCTCAAGGCCGGTGGGGCCTACGTCCCACTCGACCCGGCCTACCCTCGACAGCGGCTCGGCTACATCCTCGAGGACGCCGCCGTCCCGGTGGTGCTCACCCACAGCGCGGTGGAGCCCGCGTTGCCCGACAGCCCCGCCCGGCGCTTGCGCCTGGACTCGAACCCCTCGCTGCTCACGCAGCCGACCTCGCGTCCCCCGTGCCGCGCCGGGCCGGACTCCCTGGCCTACCTGCTGTTCACCTCGGGCTCCACGGGCAGGCCCAAGGGGGTGCTGATCGCGCACCGCGGCATCGTCCAGCTCTCCGCGGCGCTCGCGCGTGCGCTGGGCCTGGGACCACCGGCTCGCGTCCTCCAGTACACCTCGCTCAACTTCGATCTCTCGGTGTCCGAGATGCTCATGGCGTGGGAGACCGGGGGCTCGCTCCACCTGGTGCCGCAGAACGCGCTCGTTCCCGGGCCGGCGCTCCTGGGGCTGCTGCGGGCTCGGGCCATCACCCACGCGGTGCTGCCTCCGTCGCTGCTGGCCGTCCTTCCCACGGAGGGGCTGTCCCACCTGCGGATGCTGCTGTCCGGAGGAGAGGCCTGCACGGCGCCTGTCGTCTCGCGCTGGAGCCCGGGTCGACGGCTGGTGAACGCGTATGGGCCCACCGAGGCCACCGTCTACGCCACCGTCTACGAGTGCTCCGCGGCGACGCCGTCCGATCGCCCTCCTCCCATTGGCCGGCCGCTCGACGGAGCGACGATCCATGTCCTGGATGAGGTCCTGCGCCCAGTGCCGGATGGCACGGTGGGGGAGCTGTTCATCGGCGGGAAGGGTGTGGCCCGCGGCTATCTCGGCCGCCCCGAGCTGACGGCCCAGCGGTTCGTCCCCCACCCCGCCACGGGCGAGCGGCTCTATCGGACCGGGGACCTGGTGCGCGTCCAGCCAGATGGGGACATCGAGTTCCTGGGCCGCAAGGACGACCAGCTCAAGATCCGCGGCTACCGCGTGGAGCCTGGCGAGGTGGAGGCCGTGCTGGCGCGACACCCGGTGGTGCAGGCCGTCACGGTGGTGGGTCGCGAGGACACGGCGGGCGAGAAGCGGCTGGTGGCCTACCTCGTCGTTCCTCCGGGGCGGTCCCCCGGACCCTCGGGGTGGCGGCAGTTCGCTCAGCGGGAGCTGCCCGAGTACATGGTCCCGGCGGCCTTCGTGGAGCTGTCGGCGCTGCCGGTGTCGCCGAACGGGAAGGTGGATCGCCGCGCCCTGCCTCCTCCGGGGAGGGAGCGCCCCGTGCTCGCGGCGCCCTTCCGGCCTCCGGAGACGCCTCTCCAGCGCGCCCTGGAGAGCCTCTGGAGTCAGGTGCTGGGCGTCGCTCCGGTGGGCCTGGATGACGGCTTCCTCGAGCTGGGTGGAGACTCGCTGCGGGCCACCTCCGTGGCGCTGCGGATCCGTGAAGCCCTCGGGCTGGAGGTGCCGCCCCTGGAGGTGCTCCAGGCCCAGACGCTGGGTCGGCTCGCCGAGCGCATCGAGGCTTCCCGAGAGCACGGGCCGGAGCTCCCTCCGCTCGTCCCAGCTGCGCGCCCCGAGGCGGTTCCGCTGTCCTTCGCCCAGCAGCGGCTCTGGTTCCTTCACCGGCTCGATCCCGGTGCTGACCCCTACAACATCCCGCTCACCGCGCGGCTGACGGGGCCGCTCGATGTCCCCACGCTGGCGCGGGCCCTTGGCGCGCTGCTGGAGCGGCACGAGGGCTTGCGGACCACGTTCCCACTCGGCGACTCCGGACCGGTTCAGCGCATCCTCCCTCCCGCCCCCGTTCCGCTGCCCGTGACCGAGCTTGGGAGCGTGCCCGAATCCCAGCGAGCCGAGCAGCTCGCCGCTCTGGCGCGAGAGGTGCTCGCGCGCCCCTTCCAGCTGGCCGAGGGTCCGCTGCTCCGAGCCCACCTGGTATCGATGGGCGCGACCGAGCACGCACTGCTCCTGGCCATCCACCACACCGTCTGCGACGGCGCCTCGCTGGATGTGCTGGCTCGGGATCTGACCGCCCTCTACGAGGGGCTGCTCGCGGGGGACTCCGCTCCCCTGCCCGCCCTGCCCGTCCAGTACGCCGACTACACGCTGTGGCAGCAGCAGTGGCTGGAGGGGGAGCGGCTCGCGCAGGGCCTCTCCTTCTGGAGACGAGCGCTGGAGGGGGCTCCTCGCTGGCTGGAGCTGCCCGTCGACAGACCGAGGCCCTCCTCGCCGACGTCACGCGGGGCGATGCGCGGCCTTCGCATCGCGCCCTCCACCACACGGGCCCTCGATGCGCTGGCACGCGCGGAGGGCTCCACCCTCTTCATGGCCCTTCAGGCGGCGCTGGGCGCGCTCCTTCACCGCTGCACGGGCAGCGAGGATCTGGTCGTGGGGGCCCCTGTCGCCGGCCGCAACCGGCGCGAGCTGGAGGGGCTCATCGGCTTCTTCGTGAACACGCTCGCGCTCCGGATCCAGCTCCATGGCGATCCCGGCTTCCGTGAGCTCCTCACGCGCGTCCGCGCCCACACCCTGGAGTGCTACGCCCACCAGGACGTTCCTTTCGAGAAGCTCGTGGAGGAACTGCGTCCAGACCGTGCCGCGGGCCACCAGCCCCTGTTCCAGGTCATGCTCGCGCTCCAGCGCCCGCCTCCCGAGGTTGCGACCCGAGGCGGCCTTCACGTGCGCATCTCGGAGACGGACATCGGGGTGGCTCCGTTCGAGCTCACCTGGAACTTCTGGGAGGACGCAGGCGGGCTCGAGGGCACGCTCCTCTACAACACGGACCTGTTCGAGGCGGAGACCGTCGAGCGGTTGATCTCGGACTTCCAGGCGCTGCTGGAAGAGGTCACCGCGGTCCCTGATCGTCCACTCTCTCGGTTGGAGCGCCCAGGGCGCTGGGGACTCCCCAAGGAGCTTCGCCCCTCCGAGGTAGAGGCCGCGCTGCTGGCGGATGCTTCCGTGGAAGACTGCGCGGTGCGCTTCCGGCGCCTGCCTGACGCACGCCCGCTGAGCGTCGCGTATGTCGTCCCCTCGGGTCATCGCCCGACCGGTGGGTTCCGAGCACCACCGCTCCCGGCTCACCTGACGCCCGACGTGTTCGTGCCCGTGGACACCCTGCCCCTCACCTCGCAGGGCCGGGTGGATGAGGACGCGCTGCAGCGCCTGCCAGTCCTGGAGGAGCCTCTCGCTCGGCAGTGGGAGGAGCAGCTCCGACAGAGACACGCGTTCGACACGGTGGAGGTGCACCTCACCCCTCCCTCGAGGCGCCGCGAGCATCTGCACCTCTCGCGGCTGGTGCCGGGCTTCCGACCCGGCAGGGCCCAGGAGGCCCAGGCAGCGGCTCAACCCACTCGCGCTGCTCCGGCGAACTCGCACTCAGGAGCCATGGCCTTCAGCGACGGCGGGCCGCTGGTGCTCCCCGACGAGGCACCCCGGACGCTCGTCGCGGCCCTTCTGCACGTTGCCGCCTCGTCCGGCCCGAGGGGCGTCACCTACGTCGGCGCGGATGGCTCGGTCCAACGGCAGCGCTACTCCGAGCTCCTTCAGGAGGCCCGGTGCGTGCTGGGCGGACTGCGTGCCCATGGGCTGAGCGCGGGAGATCGGGCCATCCTGCAGCTCGACTCCCTGCGCGACCTGTGCACCACCTTCTGGGCCTGCCTGCTGGGCGGCATCACGCCCGTCGTGGTCGCCGTGGCCCCCACCTATGAGACGCGCAACGCGGTGATCGACAAGCTGCATGGGGCGTGGGAGCTGCTCGACCGTCCCCGCATCATCGCCAGCACCCGCCTGCTCGCTCCGCTCCAGGGGCTGCCCAGGCTCCTGTCCATGCCGGAGCCCGTGCTCGTGCCGCTCGAGGCGCTGCGACACGCTCCTCCGGCGGAGCACCTCCACCCGGCGAAGCCCGAGGACGTCGCCTTCCTCCAGCTCAGCTCGGGCAGCACCGGCGTGCCCAAGTGCGTCCAGATCACCCACACGGGCGTCGCCCACCACACCCACGCGGTGGCTCGGGTCAACGGCTACGTGCCGCAGGACGTCTGCCTCAACTGGCTCCCGTTCGATCACGTGGGCCCGCTGTTGATGTACCACGCGCGCTGCACCTACCTGGGCCAGGAGCAGGTTCAGGTCGCCACCGAGTGGCTCCTCGCCGACCCGCTGCGCTGGTTGGACCTGATCGAGGCCCACGACGTGACGTTCAGCTGGTCCCCGAACTTTGGCTACAAGCTCGTCAGCGATGCGCTGCGGCGGGCCCCCGGGCGCACCTGGCGGCTGGACCGCCTGCGCCGCCTCTTCAACGCGGGCGAGCAGGTCACCCTGTCCGTCATCCGCGCGTTCCTCGAGGACGTGAGGCCCTTCGGCATCCAGCCCTCCGTGATGCAGCCCGGCTATGGCATGGCCGAGCTGTGCACCGTCGTCACTCACCGCGAGGGCTTCGACGTCGAGAGTGGCGGCCACCACGTGCTGAGCTCCAGCATCGGCGGCGCGCTGGAGCTGCAGGACTCCGAGAGCCCCTCCACGGTCACCTTCATCGACGTCGGGACGCCGTCGCCGGGCGTGCAGCTGCGCATCGTGGACGCGCAGAACCAGCTCCTCCCCGAGGCCGTGATCGGCCGAGTGCAGGCCCGAGGCGCCGTCGTCACCCCCGGCTACGTCCGAGGCCTCCACGCGCAGGCCTTCGTCGGCGATGGCTGGTTCGACACCGGGGACTCCGGCTTCCTCCTGGGCGGCCACCTCTCCATCACCGGACGCCAGAAGGAGATGATCATCGTCCGTGGCACCCACCTGTACTGCCACGACATCGAGGATCGCGTGTGCGGCGTGGAGGGCGTGGAGCTCGCCGCGACGTGCAGTGTGGACGCCCCCGCCCAGGGGACGGAGGGGTTCGCCGTCTTCTTCGTCCCTCGTGAGGGAGACATCGAGACGCACGTCCGCCTCGCCACGGAGATCCGGACGCGAGTGACCTCGAGCTTCGGAGCCGCACCGACCCACGTCATTCCCCTCACCCGCGAGCAGTTCCCTCGCACCACGAGCGGGAAGATCCAGCGAGTGGCGCTGAAGGAGGCGCTGGCGGCGGGCCGCTTCTCAGCGGTCCTCGAAGCGCTGGACATGCATCAGGGCAATGACAACACCCTGCCGGCCTGGTTCCATCGACGCGTGTGGCGCCCCCGAGCGCTGGGGCCCCTGGCCTCTCCTCGACGCGGGACCACCCTGCTCTTCGCGGACCCGCACGGACTTGGGGCACTGCTTGCCGAGGCCCTGCGCTCCTCCAGCGGGCGGTGCGTCCTGGTGGAGCCAGGCACCGGCTCGCAGCGGCTCGGGCCCGATGCCTTCCGCATCCGTCCGGACGACCCGGAGGCCCATGGCTGGCTGCTGGCCGCATTGGCCTCGGAGAGCGGCCCCCTCGCGCAGGTGTTGCATCTGTGGACCGTCGACGGGGAGCCACATGAGACCTCCGCCGAGCCCCGCCGACAGGGCGCGTGGAGCCTGCTGCTCCTGGCACAGGCGCTGGCTCGAAGTCCGCACGGCGGAGCGCCTCTGCGACTGCACGTCATCTCCCGTCACGCCCAGCCCACCGCTCCCGGAGAGGCGATCCACTGCGACAAGGCGCTGCTGCTCGGGCTGGCGCAGACGCTGCCCCAGGAGATGCCCTGGCTCGATGTCCGCCATCTGGACCTCGCGGGCGGTCCACCGGAGGAGCACCTCCCTCACGTACTGAGCGAGCTGCGGGCGGTGCGGCGCGAGCGCGAGGTGGCCTACCGCGGTGGCCAGCGGCTCGTGCCTCGACTGGAGCAGGTGGATCCGGGAGTCGGAGAGCGACGGCATCTTCCCTTCCGGGACGGTGGCACCTACCTGCTCACCGGCGGGCTCGGCGCCCTGGGCGTGGAGCTCTCGAGCCGGCTGCTGGAGACCTATCGCGCACGACTGCTCCTCATCGGTCGGACCGCCCTGTCCTCGCCCGAGGCGCTCGAACGCCGCCAGGCTTTCGCGGAGCTCGAGCGGCTGGCCGCGCGCACTGGTGGCCAGGTGCACTACGAGGCGGTGGAGGTCTCCGACGCGGAAGCCCTGCGACAGGTGGTGGCGCACGCCGAGGCTCGGTGGAACCAACCCCTCGAGGGAGTCCTCCACCTCGCGGGGGCCATCGTCGAGCAGGTGCTCGCGGAGGAGTCCCTGGAGCACTTCGCCTCGGTGCTCCGTCCCAAGGTGGAGGGGACGCTTGCCTTGGAGCGCATGCTCGAGGAGCGACCCGACGCCTTCCTCATCGGCTTCTCCTCGCTGAACAGCGCCTTCGGAGGCTTCTCCGTGGGCGCGTACTCCGCCGCGAACCGCTTCCTCGAGCACTTCCTCCACACCCGACGCGGCGTCACGGCAGCTCGGCGCGACTGCTTCGCCTGGAGCCGCTGGAAGGGGCTCGGCCCCGCACGTAGCGAGGAGCAGGAGCGGCTGGCGAGCGCCCGCGGCTACCAGGCCATCTCCCCCACCCGAGGATGGCTCTCGCTGCTCGCGGCCCTGGGACAGCCGACGGGAGAGCTCCTCATCGGGCTCGACCCCGATGCCCCCCAGGTCCGCGCGCGCACCGAGCCCGCCCTCCCCCGAGGGCTCCAGCTCACCGCCTTCCACACCTGCCCGCCAGGGAGAGAGCCACCACTCGAGACTCTCCCCGAGGTGCGGGACCGCTTCGGAACCCCGATCCCCCGAGTGCTCCGTCGGGTCGAGCAGCTCCCGAGAGATGGCGGAAGGGTGGACCTGGAAGCGCTCGCCTCGCTGGAGCCGGGAAGGAGCGGGGCCAGCACGGAGCGGGTTCCACCCCGGGACGAAGTGGAGCGAAAGGTCGCCGCCGTCTGGAAGCAGTACCTGGGGCTGGAGGAGGTCGGCGTGCTCGACAACTTCTTCGAGCTCGGCGGCCACTCGATTCTGCTGGCCCAGGTGCACCACAGGCTCGAGCAGCTCTTCGAGCGACGGCTGACCGGGCTGGAGCTCTTCCGGTATCCGACGGTGCGCGCCCTGGCCACGTACCTGTCCGGGAGCAGCGCACCGTCAGCTGAAGGCAACGCCATCGACGAGCGTGCCCAGAAGCAGCGCGCGGCTCGCGGACGCCACCGGCTCCGACACACGAGCGAGAACAGAAAGGACTCCGATGAGCAGTGA
- a CDS encoding vegetative protein — MAEAAKKTNPHKKWPRIAKGGGKKACSVEGCKRPYRAKSYCFFHFKKWRQGELPHSRYRTCSKAECRAKTFKGGMCEKHYNETYKKEAAAAA, encoded by the coding sequence ATGGCTGAGGCAGCCAAGAAGACCAATCCGCACAAGAAGTGGCCGCGCATTGCCAAGGGCGGCGGCAAGAAGGCGTGCTCCGTCGAGGGCTGCAAGCGCCCCTACCGCGCCAAGAGCTACTGCTTCTTCCACTTCAAGAAGTGGCGCCAGGGCGAGCTGCCCCACTCGCGCTACCGCACCTGCTCCAAGGCGGAGTGCCGCGCGAAGACCTTCAAGGGCGGCATGTGCGAGAAGCACTACAACGAGACCTACAAGAAGGAAGCTGCCGCGGCGGCGTAG
- a CDS encoding sigma 54-interacting transcriptional regulator: MQEQKLADASTVVPSPRPRERTQRVVPALTVISHPDLQRAGERLVLAALATQESVAVSRTAPEFKFPGALQGMALADPFLSRKPLVFEPGPDGGVRLRVEEGGTSVRVGESPLVGAQEFTPKALAEGVPLVLADRIVLWLHQVPDDTPTATEGLGMVGYSTGVRRVREGISQVADLKVPVLIRGETGSGKELVAQAIHRISPRKAGPFVSVNLGALSKELAAAELFGARKGAYTGSVQDRDGYFRAAHGGTLFLDEVGEAPPEVQALLLRVLETGEVYPVGGHSSVAVDVRLIAATDADLEERIRDELFKAPLLHRLAGYEIRVPPLRERREDIGVLFHHFARQELEALGETHRLEVKDARAEPWLPAAVALQLLRYSWPGNIRQLRNLSRQIVIGSRSQPVLQLSPHIEQELNSTPPAVSEPVPERRTRQKPEGASSRRRPSEVSDEEMREALSATGWDMKAAAERLGITRPSLYMLIDKSPSLRTAVELSPEEITRCFHECNGDLDAMVQRLQVSKRGLQRRVKDLGLVTS; this comes from the coding sequence ATGCAGGAACAGAAGCTCGCAGACGCCTCGACGGTGGTCCCGTCCCCCCGTCCTCGTGAGCGGACGCAGCGGGTCGTGCCGGCCTTGACGGTCATCTCCCACCCCGACCTCCAGCGTGCGGGGGAGCGGCTGGTGCTCGCGGCCCTGGCCACCCAGGAGAGCGTGGCGGTGTCGCGCACGGCCCCGGAATTCAAGTTCCCGGGAGCGCTCCAGGGGATGGCGCTGGCGGACCCCTTCCTCAGCCGCAAGCCCCTGGTCTTCGAGCCTGGCCCCGATGGCGGCGTGAGGCTGCGGGTGGAGGAGGGCGGCACCTCGGTGCGCGTGGGGGAGTCCCCGCTGGTCGGGGCGCAGGAGTTCACCCCGAAGGCGCTGGCCGAGGGCGTGCCGCTGGTGCTCGCCGATCGCATCGTGCTGTGGCTCCACCAGGTCCCCGATGACACGCCCACCGCGACGGAGGGGCTCGGGATGGTGGGTTACAGCACGGGCGTGCGCCGGGTGCGCGAGGGCATCTCCCAGGTGGCGGACCTCAAGGTGCCCGTGCTCATCCGGGGCGAGACGGGCTCGGGCAAGGAGCTCGTCGCCCAGGCGATCCACCGCATCAGCCCGCGCAAGGCCGGCCCCTTCGTCAGCGTCAACCTGGGAGCGCTCTCCAAGGAACTGGCCGCCGCCGAGCTCTTCGGCGCGCGCAAGGGTGCCTACACGGGCTCCGTGCAGGATCGCGACGGCTACTTCCGCGCCGCCCACGGCGGCACACTGTTCCTCGACGAGGTGGGCGAGGCACCGCCCGAGGTGCAGGCGCTGCTGCTGCGCGTGCTGGAGACGGGCGAGGTGTATCCGGTGGGTGGGCACTCCTCCGTGGCGGTGGACGTCCGGCTGATCGCCGCCACGGACGCGGATCTCGAGGAGCGCATCCGCGATGAGCTCTTCAAGGCACCGCTGCTGCACCGGCTGGCGGGCTACGAGATCCGGGTGCCACCGCTGCGCGAGCGCCGCGAGGACATCGGGGTGCTCTTCCACCACTTCGCCCGTCAGGAACTGGAGGCGCTGGGAGAGACACACCGCCTGGAGGTCAAGGACGCACGAGCCGAGCCCTGGTTGCCGGCCGCGGTGGCGCTCCAGCTGCTGCGCTACTCCTGGCCGGGGAACATCCGGCAGCTGCGCAACCTCTCGAGGCAGATCGTCATCGGCAGCCGCAGCCAGCCCGTGCTCCAGCTGAGCCCGCACATCGAGCAGGAGCTGAACAGCACGCCTCCGGCGGTGTCCGAGCCCGTTCCCGAGCGGCGCACGCGGCAGAAGCCGGAGGGGGCAAGCTCCCGGCGCAGACCCTCGGAGGTGAGCGATGAGGAGATGCGGGAGGCGCTGAGCGCCACGGGATGGGACATGAAGGCCGCGGCGGAGCGGCTGGGCATCACCCGTCCCTCGCTCTACATGCTGATCGACAAGAGCCCCAGCCTGAGGACGGCGGTGGAGCTGAGCCCCGAGGAGATCACCCGCTGCTTCCATGAGTGCAACGGAGACCTGGACGCCATGGTGCAGCGCCTCCAGGTCTCCAAGCGCGGGCTCCAGCGCCGGGTCAAGGATCTGGGACTGGTCACCTCGTGA